The Methanobrevibacter olleyae genomic sequence GGTAATTTAATTATAGAGGATTCTAAATTCATTAACAACACTGCAAGACAAGGTATTGTAATAGGGGCTTCTGATACTAATATCACTGTAAAAGGCTCTGAATTTATCAATAACACTAACACTGTATCTTACGGCGGAGCTATCTGTTCATCTGGTAAATTAGATTTAACTGAATCTGTATTTATAAATAACAATGCATACAGAGGTGGTGGAGCTATTTATGTTGGATTTAGAGGAGATGCAACAATCACTAAATCTGAATTCATTAATAACTCAGCTGGCACTGGATACCATGGTGATGCAATATACAATGCTAATAAGGCAACTGTAAACTACTGTATTTTACTTACTAACTCTACTAACTATCTTATCTATAATGATGGTGAAGATAATGTTGTAAATGCTAAATACAACTGGTGGGGTACTAATGATGATCCTAAATCCTTAAATGGTAAAGGTAGCTATGAAGATGACTATGGTGATGAAATTGACTGTGCTGATGTAGATTCCTCTAATTGGATTATTATGAATCTAATATATAATTCTTCTAATCTTAAAGTTGGTTCTAAACTTACTATTACTGTAGACTTTAATCACTATATTGATAGTGCCACTATTGATATTAAAGAACTTGATACTAAATTAGCTCAAGAATTAACTGTAGACTTTAGTTCTATCACTGGTAGCTTAGATAAAGCTACTGTAGAAACTAATGATTTAGTAGCTGTAGCTACATACACTGTAGTTGAAGGGTTTAATAATATTACAGTTAAATCAACTAATGCAGAAATCAATATTTCATTTGATGTCATTCCACCTATTGCAACTGATTTAAGTGCAGATGAAGAAATTACCATTGTATTTGGTTCAGGTAGTTTAGATGTTACTTTAACTAGTGAAGGTAGTCCTATTGAAGGTAAATTAATCATTGTAAAAGTGAATGATGATATTAGTTTAACTGGAACTACTAATGCTCAAGGTATTGCAACAATTGATTTAAGTACTTTAGCTGTAGGAACTTACAATGCAGAAATTAAGTTTGAAGAAGATAATCAATATGCTGCTTCCGCTCTAAACATTAAAATAATTGTAAAAGAAGCTCCAAAAACAGCAAGTGACCTTCAAAAACTCATTGATGAAACACCAATCGCTGGAGTATTAAATTTAACTAATACTGAATTTGTTAATGTTTCTGGCATTAATATAACTAAAGATATTAGTATTGTAGGTGATAATTTATTTATTATCACTGCTGGTGATGGTAAAGCTGTATTTAATATTGCTTCTAATCTAAGTAATGTATGTATTAGTGGTGTTGAGTTTAAAGCTAATAATGGAGATGTACTTGTCAAAGCTATTGCTACTAACGGTACTGATGATTTGTCTATTGTAAATCCAGCTATTGAACTTATTAACAATACTGTTTCTAAAGTAAATGATGATGTAGTTGCTGAATCTATTATCTTTTTTGAACTTGAATCTGAAAGAGCTGTTCTTGCTCCTTTAAATGAAATTAATATTAAAGATAATAATCTAGTAGAAGGTGTAAAAACATTTAACTTTGAGATAACAGGTTTAAACAATGGATCTGGAATTAATATACCTAAAGGAGGATTTATTAATACCAATGGTTCAAATGCAGATTCAGATACTAATAATGGTGCTAACACTGTTAAACAAGCTACAACTATTTCATATAAAAATATGCTAACTACTACTTTTAATACTAAGATCAATGGTAAAAAAGCTGGTAAAAACTTTAGTATTATTTTAAAAGATAAAAATGGAAAAGTTTTAGCAGGTAAAGAAGTTATCATTGCTTTAAATGGTAAGGTTTATAAACGTACTACTAATGCAAAAGGAATTGCAAGCTTAAAAATCAGAATTGCTAAAAAAGGAACTTATGGCATAGTTGTTTCATTCCTTGGTGATGATAAGTACAATGCAAGCTTTATAATAAGTAAAGTTAAAGTTAAACTACAAAAAGTTAAATTAACTGTAGCTAAGAAAAAATATAAACTGAAATCTAAGAAAAAGTACTTATATGCTAGTCTTAAAGCTACCAATAAGAAAGCTATTAAAGGTAAAAATCTTATCTTTAGTGTAAATGGTAAAAAATACAGTGCAAGAACCAATAAAAAAGGTATTGCAAAAGTAAAAATTAAGCTTTCTAAAAAGAAAACTTATAAATTTAATGTAAAGTTTGCAGGAGACAATACTTTTAAGAAAGTTAGCAAAAAAGGCAAAGTTATAATTAAATAAAAAATTTAAAATTAAGAATAGTTTTTCTATTCTTAATCTTTTTTTTTATTCTGTTTGTGTTATTTTTTAGTTTTTATTAATCTTTTTTTTTTGTTCGGTTTGTGTTATTTTTTAGTTTTTTCGGTTTTTAATCATTTTTAGCTATTTAAATAATATTTTTTCATTCTGTTATTTTTATAAAAATCTTTAAATTTATTTAAAATAAATAATAAAATAAATAATAAGTCTATATATTAAAAAGTTAAAAATACCAGCATGCTTAAAAATAATTAATTAGTCGTTTATTTAAACAAAGGTGTTTTAATGGAAAGTCAAAATATATTAATTAAAAATGCAAAGATATTAAATCCATTGGGAAATGGAAAAACAGAAGAAAAAAATGCAGATGTTTTAATTGTTGAAGATAAAATTTCAGAAATAAATAAAGAGATAGAGGAGTCAAATGCAGAAAAAATAATTGATGCTAGTGATAAGATATTAATGCCTGGTTTAGTAAATACTCATACTCATATTTCAATGTCACTTCTTCGTGGTATTGCAGATGATTTAGAATTAGATAGTTGGCTAAATGATTATATATGGCCTATGGAAGCTCACCTTAATAGAGAGTACTGTTATATTGGTGCACTTCTTGGTGCATCTGAAATGATTAAATCAGGCACAACTTGCTTTTCAGATATGTACTTCTATATGGATGGTGTAGCACAAGCAGTTGAAGAAATTGGTATGAGAGCTGTTTTATCATATGGTATGATTGATTTTGGTATTAAAGAAAAACGTGAAAATGAATTTAAAGAAAACATATCCTTAATCAAAAATCACAACAATACTGCAGATGGTAGAATAACTACTATGTTTGGTCCGCACTCATCTTATACAGCATCAGTTGAGCTTCTTGAGAGGGTTAGAAAAGAAGCAGACAGGTATAATGTTGGTATCCATATTCATATGAACGAAACCATGAAGGAAATTAATGATAGTAAGGAAGCTCATGAAAATAAAAGACCTTTTGAGTTATTAGATAGCATTGGCTTCTTAAATAGTGATGTTGTTGCTGCTCACTGTGTATGGTTAGATGAAAAAGAGATAAATTTGATTAAAAACAATGATGTTAAAGTTTCACATAACCCATGTAGTAATATGAAACTTGCCTCAGGTGTAGCACCAATAGGTGAATTATTAAAAGAAAATATTTGTGTATCTCTTGGTACAGATGGAGCAAGTAGTAATAATAATCTTGATGTCTTTGATGAGATGAAATTTGCAGCACTTCTACAGAAAGTTCATACACTTAATCCAAAATTAGCTAATGCTGATGAAGTTATTAATATGGCAAGCTATAATGGTGCTAAAGCATTGAATATTGATGCAGGAGCTATTGAAGTAGGTAAAAAAGCAGATTTAATATTGCTTGATACAAAGCATCCTAATATGACTCCTCAAAGTAATACACTTTCATCAAACCTTGTTTATTCTGCTAATGGTTCAAATGTTGATACTACCATTTGTAATGGTAAAATCCTTATGGAAGGTAGAAAATTACTTACAGTAGATGAAGAACATATACTTTCTGAGGCAAAAAGAGCTATTATAGAAATGAAAGAATTAAAAGAGGCAGAATCTGAATAGATTATTATGTATTAATTTTTTTAATTCTTTTGTCTATTAAACTGATATTAAATAATAAAAAAGAGATACTAGGTGAAATAAATGGCTGATTTAAATTTTGAAGATGAAAGAATTTCTTTTACACCGATTATTTTGTATATGGAATATATTAATTTACAATATGCTCGTTATTTAAGAGAAAATTTTAAAGAAATTACCTCTGGAGATTCTACTTATTTGATTAATATATTCTATCATCAAAATATATCACAAAGAGAATTAGCAGATTTATTATTTGTTTCAGAGTCTAATGTAGCTCAAATAATTAAAAAATTAGAAAATAAAGGTTTTATCGAACGTTTAGTTGATGAGAATAATAAATGTAGAAAAAATCTTCGCTTAACCAATATAGGTAAATTAACAGTATTTTCTTTAATAAAAGTTATTTATGAGGGAGAAAGTAAACTTAATGAAAGCTATAGTCAAGAAGAAATAGAACTATTTAAAAAGATGCTTTATGATTACTCAAATTTAGCTATTGCTGATATTTAAACTATTTTTATTTTTTAGATTTTTTCTACTATTTTTTAATTTTTTTAATTATTTTTTTATGTTCATTGTTTTTAGATATCTATTATATTTTAGTTAAATTTAAATATTTGATTAATAAAAATATTAATAAGACTTAAGAGTCTAAAGTCTTTTATTTATGGTGAAAAAATGTCTGATAGAGAAGAAACAATTAAAATACTACAAGCAATCGTCACTGGTTTATCTGCAAATTCATTTGGACACAGAATTCAATCAAAAATCTTTGAGGGATTAGGTTTTCAATCTCTTGGAGATAAATATGCAACTCATGCAACTGAAGAAATGGATTTTGTAGAACAATTTATGGACCGTATCCTTGA encodes the following:
- a CDS encoding MarR family winged helix-turn-helix transcriptional regulator produces the protein MADLNFEDERISFTPIILYMEYINLQYARYLRENFKEITSGDSTYLINIFYHQNISQRELADLLFVSESNVAQIIKKLENKGFIERLVDENNKCRKNLRLTNIGKLTVFSLIKVIYEGESKLNESYSQEEIELFKKMLYDYSNLAIADI
- a CDS encoding amidohydrolase family protein, producing MESQNILIKNAKILNPLGNGKTEEKNADVLIVEDKISEINKEIEESNAEKIIDASDKILMPGLVNTHTHISMSLLRGIADDLELDSWLNDYIWPMEAHLNREYCYIGALLGASEMIKSGTTCFSDMYFYMDGVAQAVEEIGMRAVLSYGMIDFGIKEKRENEFKENISLIKNHNNTADGRITTMFGPHSSYTASVELLERVRKEADRYNVGIHIHMNETMKEINDSKEAHENKRPFELLDSIGFLNSDVVAAHCVWLDEKEINLIKNNDVKVSHNPCSNMKLASGVAPIGELLKENICVSLGTDGASSNNNLDVFDEMKFAALLQKVHTLNPKLANADEVINMASYNGAKALNIDAGAIEVGKKADLILLDTKHPNMTPQSNTLSSNLVYSANGSNVDTTICNGKILMEGRKLLTVDEEHILSEAKRAIIEMKELKEAESE